One window from the genome of Candidatus Delongbacteria bacterium encodes:
- a CDS encoding acyl-CoA thioesterase, translated as MEHHVLVRPEHLNQYGFLFGGYLLMWVDETAWIAASLDYPGCRFVTVAMNRVEFRHNVRAGSLLKLDIHRVRRGTTSVDYQVDVSRAGSEGAAPHGQSGGAAIGEAIFSTTVSFVRVDVDGKKLALPEA; from the coding sequence ATGGAACACCACGTCCTCGTTCGACCCGAGCACCTCAACCAGTATGGCTTCCTGTTCGGCGGCTACCTGCTGATGTGGGTGGACGAGACCGCCTGGATCGCCGCCAGTCTGGACTACCCGGGCTGCCGCTTCGTCACAGTGGCCATGAATCGGGTGGAGTTCCGCCACAACGTGCGGGCAGGCAGCCTGCTCAAGCTGGACATCCACCGCGTGCGGCGCGGCACCACGTCGGTGGACTACCAGGTGGACGTGAGCCGGGCGGGCAGCGAGGGCGCGGCGCCCCACGGACAGAGCGGCGGCGCGGCCATCGGGGAGGCCATCTTCTCCACGACCGTGAGTTTTGTGCGGGTGGACGTCGATGGAAAGAAGTTGGCGCTGCCGGAGGCGTGA
- a CDS encoding peptide chain release factor-like protein: MSLDLDQLLRECLVRRSRGSGPGGQHRNVTESRVDLLHLPSGLRVVCDETRSQHQNLQLALLRLSLKLEAAARVVTPRVTRVKRLRRVQERILGEKRRLGDLKRQRRPPDKGGEDV, from the coding sequence ATGAGCCTGGATTTGGACCAGCTGCTGCGCGAGTGTCTGGTGCGCCGTTCCCGGGGATCCGGGCCGGGCGGCCAGCACCGCAACGTGACCGAGAGCCGCGTGGATCTGCTGCACCTGCCCAGCGGGCTGCGCGTGGTCTGCGACGAGACCCGCAGCCAGCATCAGAACCTGCAGCTGGCGCTGTTGCGGCTTTCTCTCAAGCTGGAGGCGGCGGCCCGGGTGGTGACGCCGCGGGTAACCCGCGTCAAGCGCCTGCGCCGGGTGCAGGAGCGGATTCTGGGGGAGAAGCGGCGTCTGGGCGACCTGAAACGCCAGCGCCGGCCGCCGGACAAGGGAGGCGAGGATGTCTGA